Proteins from a single region of Megalopta genalis isolate 19385.01 chromosome 3, iyMegGena1_principal, whole genome shotgun sequence:
- the LOC117229666 gene encoding uncharacterized protein LOC117229666 isoform X1, with product MSKLKRSAQSVKDDVSSSGSSSSLSSDEEVDMQDLKSIKEYLSDRRELARQLFKSVKAEKIQMMLPQILKKMDLGQLEEWCGNELSGMSKSRILCILNGKTMTDSSDTTESDDSGPSLEIISDTEEWFTDEDLVKKEEGSQVLKGKVNKERVKQKGKLLSQKKGDNRCSNKKTPDNIPKNVQIKKEEEVDKRKEKEGDSLLDLLELEMRARAIRALIRKEEDIVPNAAQSIEGNTVPNARNKSEQDEQREKESCRRQLERLIGAQQSSNIEDEDVVLVVQPTTTIELLSSESDGENHSGVRINKKLQNERIMETEENVNFKNKETNTAQSTNESNNSKDNKVIDGTSETHKNEASKRLHSDNLTDSDAKVGIKRKKVKRRSHAKEQQKTTSSKSTIHKIKSHSESQHKKSTKNDESGNENVKLNENVKLNENVKLNENVKLNENVKLNENVKLNENEIRDSNNSKVQDKLVPKKETSTEHLDALNKANLNEEISSDLDEIIDLDNYCDIDDIENSETDKNKKKLQTVEQTKSEVETSSAQKSNGTETWASRYYQTDDVQNVIKDSKIQSEIRKRLRERQRLSKLSGSPNSPSTSPVIETVDKKVSENHPLGSVDEYLALKQAATVSLNSFGSNSSSSDSNTVNDNATPIGNCTDMKTPIEAEQTSGIYSTEQKANQEVNSIEKKKRVVSAVIHTSPG from the exons ATGTCAAAATTAAAGAGGAGTGCACAAAGTGTTAAG gATGATGTTAGTTCGTCCGGTTCATCTTCCTCTCTGTCATCTGATGAGGAAGTTGATATGCAAGATTTGAAATCAATTAAAGAATATTTATCGGATCGTCGAGAATTAGCTCGCCAACTTTTTAAATCTGTGAAAGCAGAAAAAATACAAATGATGTTACCACAAATATTAAAG AAAATGGATTTAGGTCAATTGGAAGAGTGGTGTGGAAATGAATTAAGCGGTATGTCAAAATCTCGTATATTGTGCATTTTAAATGGAAAAACTATGACAGATTCTTCAGATACAACTGAATCTGATGATTCAG GACCTTCTTTAGAAATTATCTCAGACACTGAGGAATGGTTTACTGACGAGGATTTAGTTAAAAAGGAAGAAGGTTCTCAGGTCCTTAAGGGGAAAGTGAATAAAGAACGAGTTAAACAAAAAGGGAAACTTTTATCACAGAAGAAAGGTGACAATAGATGTAGTAATAAGAAAACTCCTGACAATATTCCTAAAAACGTTCAAATAAAAAAGGAGGAAGAAGTGGATAAACGTAAGGAAAAAGAAGGTGATAGTCTATTAGATTTATTAGAATTAGAAATGCGAGCTAGGGCAATACGAGCTTTAATAAGGAAAGAGGAAGATATTGTACCAAATGCTGCACAGTCTATCGAAGGAAATACTGTTCCTAATGCTAGAAATAAAAGTGAACAAGATgaacagagagaaaaagaaagttgCAGGAGGCAATTGGAAAGACTTATTGGTGCTCAGCAAAGCAGTAATATTGAAGATGAAGATGTAGTATTAGTTGTCCAACCCACTACCACTATTGAGTTATTATCTAGTGAAAGTGATGGAGAGAATCATAGTGGAGTacgtataaataaaaaattgcaaAACGAACGTATTATGGAAACTGAAGAAAATGTTAATTTcaaaaacaaagaaacaaatacTGCACAAAGTACAAATGAGTCAAATAATTCAAAAGATAATAAAGTTATTGATGGTACATCTGAAACACATAAGAATGAAGCTTCTAAACGCTTGCATAGCGATAATTTAACCGATAGTGATGCGAAAGTTGGTATAAAGCGAAAGAAAGTAAAGAGAAGATCGCATGCTAAAGAACAACAAAAGACTACAAGTTCTAAGTCAACcatacataaaataaaatcgcaTAGCGAAAGTCAACATAAAAAGAGCACAAAGAATGATGAGTCAGGTAAtgaaaatgttaaattaaatgaaaatgtgaaattaaatgaaaatgttaaattaaatgaaaatgttaaattaaatgaaaatgtgaaattaaatgaaaatgttaaattaaatgaaaatgaaatcaGAGATAGTAATAATTCAAAGGTTCAGGACAAGTTAGTGCCAAAAAAAGAAACTTCAACAGAGCATTTAGATGCATTAAACAAAGCAAACTTGAATGAAGAAATATCCAGTGATTTGGATGAAATAATTGACTTAGATAATTACTGTGACATTGATGACATAGAGAATAGTGAGACCgacaaaaataaaaagaaactgcAGACAGTTGAACAAACTAAGTCTGAAGTAGAAACGTCCTCTGCACAAAAGTCAAATGGGACTGAAACATGGGCTAGTCGATACTATCAAACGGATGATGTTCAAAATGTAATTAAAGACTCGAAGATACAGTCAGAAATACGAAAACGGTTGAGGGAACGACAAAGGCTGTCTAAACTTTCTGGATCTCCAAATTCTCCTTCCACATCCCCAGTGATAGAAACTGTAGATAAAAAAGTTTCAGAGAACCATCCACTGGGTTCTGTGGATGAGTATCTAGCTTTAAAGCAAGCTGCCACTGTGAGTCTTAATAGCTTtggtagtaatagtagtagtagcgatTCTAATACAGTAAATGATAATGCCACGCCTATTGGCAATTGTACTGATATGAAAACACCAATCGAAGCAGAACAAACATCAGGCATTTATTCTACTGAACAAAAAGCTAATCAAGAAGTAAATtcgattgaaaaaaaaaaacggGTCGTTAGTGCAGTTATACATACCAGTCCTGGTTAA
- the LOC117229666 gene encoding uncharacterized protein LOC117229666 isoform X2, translated as MSKSRILCILNGKTMTDSSDTTESDDSGPSLEIISDTEEWFTDEDLVKKEEGSQVLKGKVNKERVKQKGKLLSQKKGDNRCSNKKTPDNIPKNVQIKKEEEVDKRKEKEGDSLLDLLELEMRARAIRALIRKEEDIVPNAAQSIEGNTVPNARNKSEQDEQREKESCRRQLERLIGAQQSSNIEDEDVVLVVQPTTTIELLSSESDGENHSGVRINKKLQNERIMETEENVNFKNKETNTAQSTNESNNSKDNKVIDGTSETHKNEASKRLHSDNLTDSDAKVGIKRKKVKRRSHAKEQQKTTSSKSTIHKIKSHSESQHKKSTKNDESGNENVKLNENVKLNENVKLNENVKLNENVKLNENVKLNENEIRDSNNSKVQDKLVPKKETSTEHLDALNKANLNEEISSDLDEIIDLDNYCDIDDIENSETDKNKKKLQTVEQTKSEVETSSAQKSNGTETWASRYYQTDDVQNVIKDSKIQSEIRKRLRERQRLSKLSGSPNSPSTSPVIETVDKKVSENHPLGSVDEYLALKQAATVSLNSFGSNSSSSDSNTVNDNATPIGNCTDMKTPIEAEQTSGIYSTEQKANQEVNSIEKKKRVVSAVIHTSPG; from the exons ATGTCAAAATCTCGTATATTGTGCATTTTAAATGGAAAAACTATGACAGATTCTTCAGATACAACTGAATCTGATGATTCAG GACCTTCTTTAGAAATTATCTCAGACACTGAGGAATGGTTTACTGACGAGGATTTAGTTAAAAAGGAAGAAGGTTCTCAGGTCCTTAAGGGGAAAGTGAATAAAGAACGAGTTAAACAAAAAGGGAAACTTTTATCACAGAAGAAAGGTGACAATAGATGTAGTAATAAGAAAACTCCTGACAATATTCCTAAAAACGTTCAAATAAAAAAGGAGGAAGAAGTGGATAAACGTAAGGAAAAAGAAGGTGATAGTCTATTAGATTTATTAGAATTAGAAATGCGAGCTAGGGCAATACGAGCTTTAATAAGGAAAGAGGAAGATATTGTACCAAATGCTGCACAGTCTATCGAAGGAAATACTGTTCCTAATGCTAGAAATAAAAGTGAACAAGATgaacagagagaaaaagaaagttgCAGGAGGCAATTGGAAAGACTTATTGGTGCTCAGCAAAGCAGTAATATTGAAGATGAAGATGTAGTATTAGTTGTCCAACCCACTACCACTATTGAGTTATTATCTAGTGAAAGTGATGGAGAGAATCATAGTGGAGTacgtataaataaaaaattgcaaAACGAACGTATTATGGAAACTGAAGAAAATGTTAATTTcaaaaacaaagaaacaaatacTGCACAAAGTACAAATGAGTCAAATAATTCAAAAGATAATAAAGTTATTGATGGTACATCTGAAACACATAAGAATGAAGCTTCTAAACGCTTGCATAGCGATAATTTAACCGATAGTGATGCGAAAGTTGGTATAAAGCGAAAGAAAGTAAAGAGAAGATCGCATGCTAAAGAACAACAAAAGACTACAAGTTCTAAGTCAACcatacataaaataaaatcgcaTAGCGAAAGTCAACATAAAAAGAGCACAAAGAATGATGAGTCAGGTAAtgaaaatgttaaattaaatgaaaatgtgaaattaaatgaaaatgttaaattaaatgaaaatgttaaattaaatgaaaatgtgaaattaaatgaaaatgttaaattaaatgaaaatgaaatcaGAGATAGTAATAATTCAAAGGTTCAGGACAAGTTAGTGCCAAAAAAAGAAACTTCAACAGAGCATTTAGATGCATTAAACAAAGCAAACTTGAATGAAGAAATATCCAGTGATTTGGATGAAATAATTGACTTAGATAATTACTGTGACATTGATGACATAGAGAATAGTGAGACCgacaaaaataaaaagaaactgcAGACAGTTGAACAAACTAAGTCTGAAGTAGAAACGTCCTCTGCACAAAAGTCAAATGGGACTGAAACATGGGCTAGTCGATACTATCAAACGGATGATGTTCAAAATGTAATTAAAGACTCGAAGATACAGTCAGAAATACGAAAACGGTTGAGGGAACGACAAAGGCTGTCTAAACTTTCTGGATCTCCAAATTCTCCTTCCACATCCCCAGTGATAGAAACTGTAGATAAAAAAGTTTCAGAGAACCATCCACTGGGTTCTGTGGATGAGTATCTAGCTTTAAAGCAAGCTGCCACTGTGAGTCTTAATAGCTTtggtagtaatagtagtagtagcgatTCTAATACAGTAAATGATAATGCCACGCCTATTGGCAATTGTACTGATATGAAAACACCAATCGAAGCAGAACAAACATCAGGCATTTATTCTACTGAACAAAAAGCTAATCAAGAAGTAAATtcgattgaaaaaaaaaaacggGTCGTTAGTGCAGTTATACATACCAGTCCTGGTTAA
- the LOC117229495 gene encoding mitochondrial import inner membrane translocase subunit Tim29 produces MSYKQLVQLQNYKFISKLKNSVNDISQKVQNFETPERLKGTFLERWGRYWKDVYIDYKDVAENVVKECKVKPIKATTYTTLTALCVCLNKYNPDESSFQEQLLQNTMKLMQVGEPIRNPVSENHVKWLGQCYNEGIIRRLNLGIFSIMWVDNYDEACSLYKTVCSYLQPRYITFHQRIVDIGILGKWWILEDRMKDYDINELEFSNVKYEQNI; encoded by the exons ATGAGTTACAAGCAGCTTGTTCAGTTACAAAACTAcaaattcatttcaaaattgaaaaattcagTTAATGACATTTCTCAGAAAGTACAAAACTTTGAAACACCGGAAAGACTAAAAGGAACATTTCTTGAGCGATGGG GAAGATATTGGAAAGATGTTTACATTGACTACAAGGATGTAGCAGAAAACGTTGTTAAAGAATGCAAAGTAAAACCAATAAAGGCTACAACATATACAACTC TTACAGCACTCTGTGTGtgtttaaataaatacaatccAGATGAATCTTCCTTTCAAGaacaattattacaaaatactaTGAAATTAATGCAAGTTGGAGAACCCATACGAAATCCAGTATCTGAAAATCATGTCAAGTGGCTAGGACAATGTTATAATGAAGGAATCATACGACGATTAAATTTAGGTATTTTTTCAATAATGTGGGTAGACAACTATGATGAAGCATGTTCTTTATATAAAACAGTGTGTTCTTATTTACAACCTCGGTATATAACGTTTCATCAAAGAATAGTCGATATAGGAATCTTAGGTAAATGGTGGATCTTAGAGGATAGAATGAAAgattatgatataaatgaaCTAGAATTTAGCAATGTAAAATATGAACAAAATATCTAA